Proteins from a genomic interval of Flavobacteriales bacterium:
- a CDS encoding PKD domain-containing protein, whose protein sequence is MKLRLFPVVLVFLSVILIPLQSAAQYQINGNAAQTSCNCYRLTPANNGQNGSVWNVNLFDLSNSFNFTFDVFLGCNGGGADGLAFVLQPLSVNAGSSGGGIGYQGINPSFAVELDTYQNGGEPAYDHMAFQTNGVVSHGGPNTLAGPTPISGSVNNVEDCAWHQLNVVWDAVAMTMTVYFDGVLRLTYTGNIVNNLFGGNPNVYWGFTAATGGANNLHQFCNALNPALIVTSPVQCAGTPVDFQSSSVVSTGLITGFQWDFGDGATATGTQVSHTYAAAGTYTVTLTITSEGCTASNSVQVTINPAPSFSLGLDQSICAGDSYQMAPTGLAGGETAQWSPTTALTNPSISNPSSNPASNTTYTLTITDANGCTNTDDIGITVNPLPTANAGPDQTICTGSATAMAASGGVQYSWNPTTDLANASSATTQASPTITTNYTVTVTDANGCIDTDDMLLSVNALPVVSAGADNSMCNGQTVQLSASGAVSYSWSPSTGLSNASISNPIFSGVATSTFTATGTDGNGCVNTDDVTITVFALPTASFPQPADVCLGNATEFTDNSVGTGLNYTWDFGDSSPLNYSQSPTHTYASDGTFTVTLSITDVNGCSNTTTQTATVNPLPVAIAGIDQSICLNTLTTMAASGGLQYSWNPVTDLVDATSATTQASPSSTTTYTVTVTDANGCIDTDDMTITVNPLPVPTINVVGGSVYCEDEVIQFQNATVGNITDVLWDFGDNNFLPAFPNTTSTLNNPSFAYGNFAFGPYTVRLGVTDNLGCYDQASIQITINDNPVAEFDQPTDVCLGDPTVIIDNSTGTGLVYAWNFGDGTAIDASASPTHTYAIDGTFNIGLTLVDVNGCQATASSTATVLPLPNAAMNINTGEDFCQDEVIQFMNESTGNITDVLWNFGNNAFLPAFPNATSTLDDPTFAYNNFAFSPYTVTLGVTNSAGCYDQTQVVVVIHDKPIAEFSSTNACEGDATQFTDESTVNSAAIDGWKWQFGNNNSSSVLQNPTYSYPQAGVYQVQLIVETEFGCLDTVLHDVIVNPTPVMSISGIDTCLNDETSFVNNSVPQDNTILSWDWDFGDGTTANSITTAHTYTNHGVYTVSLTATSDSGCVATGTTQIEVFPNPIPAFQAIEAEGCAPLDVLFLNQSTIASGFISSYEWNLGDSTFSTASSPQNTYPDSGYYDITLSVTSAEGCNTVLFADNAIRANITPIADFTINEDVLSLLDAEVVLTDQSQHGLIWDWNLGDGTSSSAVNPTHIYTEPGIYDLSLTVINGDCEDTKYGQVKVEPIYTFYIPSAFTPDDDGLNETFFGTGESVKTYNMKISDRWGEMIFESNEPDFHWDGTYKGKQVEQGNYVYEFNLLDLFGNQHRYLGVVTLMR, encoded by the coding sequence GAATTAGACACCTACCAAAATGGTGGCGAGCCAGCCTATGATCACATGGCTTTTCAGACTAACGGAGTGGTATCTCACGGTGGCCCGAACACGCTTGCCGGACCGACCCCGATCAGCGGTAGTGTGAATAACGTAGAAGATTGCGCTTGGCATCAATTGAATGTTGTTTGGGATGCTGTCGCGATGACCATGACCGTTTACTTCGATGGTGTGCTCCGCTTGACCTACACTGGGAATATCGTGAACAATCTTTTTGGCGGAAACCCAAACGTGTATTGGGGATTTACAGCGGCCACTGGAGGCGCAAACAATCTTCATCAATTTTGCAATGCACTGAACCCTGCACTCATTGTCACTTCTCCTGTTCAATGCGCAGGAACACCAGTAGATTTTCAAAGTTCGTCTGTGGTTTCCACTGGACTTATCACTGGCTTTCAGTGGGATTTTGGGGATGGAGCCACTGCAACAGGAACACAGGTTTCGCACACTTATGCTGCTGCGGGCACATATACAGTTACGCTTACTATCACTTCAGAAGGCTGCACTGCCAGCAACTCCGTCCAAGTCACAATCAATCCAGCGCCTTCATTCAGTTTAGGGTTAGACCAGTCAATCTGCGCAGGGGATTCATACCAAATGGCGCCAACAGGTTTGGCTGGAGGAGAAACAGCTCAATGGTCGCCAACCACAGCACTCACCAATCCAAGCATTTCGAATCCATCATCAAACCCAGCCTCAAATACCACATATACATTGACAATTACCGATGCGAATGGCTGCACGAATACAGACGATATCGGGATAACGGTCAATCCGCTTCCTACCGCCAATGCAGGACCAGACCAAACTATCTGTACGGGCAGTGCCACTGCAATGGCAGCTTCTGGTGGTGTACAATACAGCTGGAACCCAACAACTGATCTTGCAAACGCAAGCAGTGCAACAACACAGGCCTCACCAACGATCACTACAAATTATACGGTAACGGTTACCGATGCCAATGGCTGCATCGATACGGATGACATGTTACTCAGCGTGAATGCACTTCCTGTGGTGAGCGCTGGAGCAGACAACAGTATGTGCAATGGTCAGACGGTGCAGCTTTCCGCTTCTGGAGCTGTTTCTTACAGCTGGTCGCCAAGCACAGGATTGAGCAATGCAAGCATCAGCAATCCGATTTTCAGTGGCGTTGCAACGAGCACATTTACAGCAACAGGAACTGACGGAAACGGATGCGTAAACACGGATGATGTCACAATCACTGTTTTTGCGCTTCCAACAGCAAGTTTTCCGCAGCCAGCTGATGTCTGCCTTGGCAATGCTACTGAGTTTACGGATAATAGCGTAGGCACAGGCCTGAATTACACTTGGGATTTTGGCGATAGCAGTCCCCTGAACTATTCGCAAAGCCCAACCCATACGTATGCTAGCGATGGAACTTTTACGGTAACGCTATCCATCACTGATGTGAACGGATGTTCCAATACAACAACTCAAACAGCAACGGTAAATCCACTACCAGTTGCGATTGCCGGTATCGATCAATCCATCTGTTTGAACACACTCACCACAATGGCTGCATCGGGAGGTTTACAATACAGTTGGAATCCCGTAACAGACCTCGTTGATGCAACAAGTGCTACCACGCAAGCTTCTCCAAGCTCAACCACAACTTACACCGTTACGGTTACTGATGCTAACGGCTGCATTGATACGGATGACATGACGATTACTGTAAATCCGCTGCCCGTTCCAACAATCAACGTGGTTGGCGGATCAGTGTACTGCGAAGACGAAGTCATTCAATTCCAGAACGCCACCGTTGGGAACATTACCGATGTTTTGTGGGATTTTGGCGACAACAATTTCTTGCCCGCATTTCCGAACACCACAAGCACGCTGAACAATCCAAGCTTTGCTTATGGGAATTTTGCTTTCGGTCCGTATACGGTACGACTTGGTGTGACCGACAACTTGGGATGCTACGATCAAGCATCGATTCAGATCACCATCAACGATAATCCTGTTGCAGAATTTGATCAACCTACGGACGTATGCCTCGGAGATCCAACGGTCATTATTGATAATAGCACAGGAACAGGCCTTGTGTATGCTTGGAATTTCGGTGACGGAACAGCGATAGATGCTTCGGCAAGCCCAACCCATACCTACGCCATAGATGGAACATTCAACATTGGTCTGACATTGGTAGATGTAAACGGATGTCAGGCCACGGCAAGTTCAACGGCAACAGTATTACCACTTCCTAATGCAGCCATGAACATCAATACTGGAGAAGATTTCTGTCAGGATGAAGTGATTCAGTTCATGAATGAAAGCACAGGAAACATTACCGATGTTCTGTGGAATTTTGGGAACAACGCTTTTCTTCCTGCATTCCCCAACGCCACAAGTACACTGGATGATCCGACCTTTGCCTACAACAATTTCGCATTCAGTCCATATACCGTTACACTTGGCGTCACCAATTCGGCCGGCTGCTACGATCAAACTCAAGTTGTAGTGGTTATCCATGATAAGCCAATAGCCGAGTTCAGCTCAACGAATGCCTGCGAAGGAGACGCCACACAATTCACAGACGAATCAACCGTGAATTCTGCTGCAATTGATGGCTGGAAATGGCAATTTGGGAACAACAACAGTTCGTCAGTACTGCAAAACCCAACTTATTCGTACCCTCAAGCGGGCGTTTATCAAGTACAATTGATTGTGGAAACCGAATTCGGATGCCTGGATACGGTCCTTCATGATGTGATTGTGAATCCGACACCTGTTATGAGCATTTCGGGTATTGATACGTGCTTGAATGACGAGACTTCATTCGTAAACAACTCTGTTCCACAGGATAACACGATCCTAAGTTGGGATTGGGATTTTGGCGATGGAACAACTGCAAACAGCATCACCACAGCACATACCTACACGAACCATGGTGTCTACACGGTTTCGTTGACTGCAACATCAGACAGCGGTTGCGTGGCAACAGGTACAACTCAGATTGAGGTGTTTCCGAATCCCATTCCTGCATTCCAAGCGATTGAGGCAGAAGGTTGTGCTCCGCTGGATGTGCTATTCTTGAACCAATCTACCATTGCAAGTGGATTCATTTCGAGCTACGAGTGGAACTTGGGAGACAGCACTTTTTCTACCGCTTCAAGCCCACAGAACACTTACCCTGATTCTGGCTACTACGACATTACCCTTTCCGTGACCAGCGCAGAAGGCTGCAACACTGTTCTGTTCGCAGACAATGCCATCAGAGCCAATATCACTCCCATTGCCGACTTCACCATAAACGAAGATGTGCTTTCACTTTTGGATGCTGAAGTCGTACTAACGGATCAATCTCAGCACGGATTGATCTGGGATTGGAATTTAGGCGATGGCACAAGTTCATCAGCTGTTAATCCGACCCACATTTACACGGAACCCGGGATTTACGATTTGAGCCTTACTGTTATTAACGGAGATTGCGAAGACACGAAATACGGGCAAGTAAAGGTAGAACCGATCTACACCTTCTATATTCCGTCTGCGTTTACGCCTGATGATGATGGACTCAACGAAACGTTTTTCGGCACAGGCGAAAGCGTGAAAACCTACAACATGAAAATCTCTGACCGTTGGGGTGAAATGATCTTTGAATCAAACGAACCCGACTTCCATTGGGATGGCACTTATAAAGGAAAACAAGTGGAGCAGGGAAACTACGTTTATGAGTTCAACCTGCTAGATCTGTTTGGCAATCAGCACCGCTACTTAGGAGTAGTGACACTGATGCGATGA
- the holA gene encoding DNA polymerase III subunit delta codes for MPIRNIMADMRAGKYKPVYFLQGEEPFYIDRISDYIAEHALTEDEKSFNQTVLYGLDTDVGTIVSEAKRFPMMAQRQVVIIKEAQLIRNLIPAGDDAKSELVSYLENPLPSTVLVFCHKYKKIDARKKLGKQLKTAVEKHGVFYTSEKVKDWTLSTWITEHVQTLGYHIDPRTASILAEYLGNDLAKIDNELGKLFIDLEKGGSITLDLIEKKIGISKDFNVFELQNAMINKDVNKANRIIIHFSKNLKEHPIQMLTATLYGFFFKIIMLQYLQKNNRANEAAKVLRVNPYFVKDYQLGSRNFTQKKLRSIIGYLREVDLKSKGIGNSGTDAGDLMKELVFKIMH; via the coding sequence ATGCCGATCAGAAACATCATGGCCGATATGCGGGCCGGAAAGTACAAGCCTGTTTATTTTCTTCAAGGAGAGGAGCCGTTTTACATCGACCGCATCTCAGATTATATTGCGGAGCACGCGCTGACCGAGGACGAAAAAAGCTTCAACCAAACAGTGCTTTATGGTCTGGATACAGATGTGGGAACAATCGTGTCAGAAGCCAAGCGTTTCCCGATGATGGCGCAGCGGCAAGTGGTCATCATAAAAGAAGCGCAGCTAATTCGGAATCTGATTCCAGCGGGCGATGACGCTAAGAGCGAATTGGTTTCCTATTTAGAGAATCCGCTGCCAAGCACCGTTCTGGTTTTCTGTCACAAATACAAGAAGATCGATGCTCGGAAAAAGCTTGGAAAACAGCTCAAGACTGCCGTAGAAAAACATGGTGTTTTCTACACGTCAGAAAAAGTAAAGGATTGGACGCTGAGTACATGGATAACCGAACATGTGCAAACACTCGGTTATCACATCGACCCAAGAACGGCCAGTATTTTGGCCGAGTATCTTGGAAATGATCTTGCCAAGATCGATAACGAGTTAGGGAAGCTTTTCATCGACCTCGAAAAAGGCGGTTCCATCACCTTGGACTTAATTGAAAAGAAGATCGGTATAAGCAAGGATTTCAATGTTTTTGAACTCCAGAATGCGATGATCAATAAAGACGTGAACAAGGCGAATCGCATCATCATTCACTTCTCAAAGAATTTGAAAGAACACCCGATCCAGATGCTGACGGCCACGCTTTATGGCTTCTTTTTCAAGATCATCATGTTGCAGTATTTGCAGAAAAATAATCGGGCAAATGAGGCGGCAAAAGTGCTTCGTGTCAATCCATACTTTGTAAAGGATTATCAATTGGGTTCGCGGAATTTCACACAAAAGAAACTGCGCAGCATTATCGGCTACTTGCGCGAGGTGGATCTGAAAAGCAAAGGCATCGGAAACTCAGGAACAGATGCGGGTGATCTGATGAAAGAACTGGTGTTCAAGATCATGCATTAG
- a CDS encoding AMP nucleosidase — protein sequence MKSKEEIVQNWLPRYTGVAVEDFGKYILLTNFQNYVEKFAEMNSVEVNGKGNSMPSATAGDITIINFGMGTANAATIMDLLSAVGPKACLFLGKCGGLKKKNQLGDLVLPIAAIRGEGTSDDYLPPEVPALPAFGLQKAVSTTIRDFGHDYWTGTVYTTNRRVWEHDERFKKRLRKVRCMAIDMETATLFVAGFANKIPTGALLLVSDQPMIPAGVKTEESDRKVTSEYVDRHVRIGIKSLEQLINNGLTVKHLLF from the coding sequence ATGAAAAGCAAAGAAGAAATTGTGCAGAACTGGCTACCGCGCTACACGGGCGTGGCGGTTGAAGATTTTGGGAAGTATATTTTACTCACCAACTTCCAGAATTACGTGGAAAAATTTGCCGAGATGAACAGCGTGGAAGTGAATGGAAAAGGAAATTCCATGCCTTCGGCCACTGCTGGCGATATCACCATTATCAATTTTGGAATGGGTACGGCAAATGCAGCGACCATCATGGATCTGCTGAGTGCGGTTGGACCCAAAGCGTGCCTGTTTTTGGGTAAGTGTGGCGGATTGAAAAAGAAAAATCAGTTGGGTGATCTTGTGCTTCCGATTGCAGCGATACGCGGAGAAGGAACTTCGGACGATTACCTTCCGCCAGAAGTTCCGGCATTGCCAGCTTTCGGACTTCAAAAAGCTGTTTCTACTACCATCCGCGATTTCGGTCACGATTATTGGACAGGAACGGTTTATACTACCAACCGCAGGGTTTGGGAGCACGATGAACGTTTTAAAAAGCGTTTGAGAAAAGTGCGCTGCATGGCCATTGATATGGAAACGGCCACGCTTTTCGTAGCGGGTTTCGCTAATAAGATTCCAACAGGCGCTTTGCTTTTGGTGTCTGATCAACCAATGATTCCTGCAGGTGTGAAAACCGAGGAAAGCGATAGAAAAGTGACCTCTGAGTACGTTGATCGTCACGTTCGTATCGGCATCAAATCGTTGGAGCAATTGATCAATAACGGACTTACGGTAAAACACTTGCTTTTCTAG
- a CDS encoding flippase-like domain-containing protein has translation MAHDLFRKRNLGFVIKLVIACVALWFIYREIQLKDQNTDLSDGIGFLLQKEQLLTFACLVGLMFLNWLLEALKWRLLVSYIEKISLWKSLKAIFSGITIAIFTPNRVGEYGGRIFHLQKADRLDAALLTIVGSYAQLVVTLVTGILATMFFLPDYIGLGPITPMQYNLIAILMVGLCVILVVLFLNTRLLTTIIKWLPIPKKYGHYAEVFQYHSSFTLAKVFLASLGRYFIFTLQFYMLLQIFKVEVNYLQAMMMISMTYFVMTAVPTIAITELGVRGSVSVYFLGMISENLSGIFMASSMLWLINLAMPALLGVVFIFQLRFFRKSN, from the coding sequence ATGGCGCACGATCTATTCAGAAAGCGGAACCTTGGGTTCGTCATCAAGTTGGTGATCGCTTGTGTGGCGCTGTGGTTCATTTACCGCGAAATCCAACTCAAAGACCAGAACACCGACCTTTCTGACGGAATCGGATTTCTTCTTCAAAAGGAACAACTGCTCACATTTGCTTGCCTGGTTGGACTCATGTTCTTGAATTGGCTGCTTGAAGCACTTAAATGGAGGCTTTTGGTCAGTTACATCGAAAAGATAAGCCTTTGGAAATCGCTGAAAGCCATTTTCTCAGGAATAACGATTGCCATTTTTACGCCAAACCGTGTTGGAGAATACGGTGGGCGGATCTTCCATTTGCAAAAAGCCGATAGGCTTGATGCCGCGCTTCTCACCATTGTTGGTAGCTATGCTCAATTGGTGGTAACGCTCGTAACGGGAATTTTGGCCACCATGTTCTTCCTTCCGGATTACATTGGTTTGGGACCAATAACACCGATGCAGTACAATCTCATAGCTATTTTGATGGTAGGATTGTGCGTAATTCTGGTCGTGCTTTTCCTCAACACACGCTTACTCACTACGATCATAAAATGGCTACCCATTCCTAAAAAGTATGGTCATTATGCCGAGGTTTTTCAATATCACAGCTCATTTACACTGGCGAAAGTGTTCTTGGCCAGTTTAGGTCGCTACTTCATTTTCACGCTTCAGTTTTACATGCTGCTACAGATCTTTAAGGTAGAAGTGAACTACCTGCAAGCCATGATGATGATCTCGATGACCTATTTTGTCATGACGGCCGTACCGACCATCGCCATTACAGAATTGGGCGTACGCGGTTCCGTTTCGGTCTACTTTCTCGGAATGATTTCCGAAAATCTGTCGGGAATCTTCATGGCCAGTTCCATGCTTTGGCTCATTAATCTGGCCATGCCCGCACTGCTCGGAGTTGTGTTCATTTTCCAACTCCGTTTTTTCAGAAAATCCAATTGA
- a CDS encoding glycosyltransferase produces the protein MMHWLLDALFGLSIVVMVLYSAMILSAISGWKKLKVEEEKTPEFGVSILVAARNESANIETVIRDIFNQSYAKDLFELIVIDDHSEDDTLAKCEALKEEFTRLKVISNVNGEGKKSALRSGMQQAQFGIIATVDADCRVPSEWLISMMSHWQEKQTKMLLGPIVLEPGTSTLEHVQSLEMLAIMGLTGGFAANNNPIMANGANLFFDKQAFEEIGGYGNSDNPSGDDVFTMLSFSEKWPDSVRFVNHYEAVVSTRPEPKFSSFWQQRKRWLSKKSAYSSVLVKGTAIVTYLANVAAFCSLIAIMVALGSYWTDRLMWILFVKTILDLMITRTVSRDLQPYCGIANILVAEIFISVYVTFLGIFGNVSNYVWKGRTIDLKARNSK, from the coding sequence ATGATGCATTGGCTCTTGGATGCTCTATTCGGATTATCGATTGTGGTGATGGTGCTTTATTCTGCCATGATCTTATCTGCCATTTCCGGCTGGAAGAAATTGAAGGTCGAAGAAGAAAAAACGCCTGAATTCGGTGTCAGCATTCTCGTTGCTGCGCGAAACGAAAGTGCCAATATCGAAACGGTTATCCGCGATATTTTCAATCAGAGTTATGCAAAAGATCTGTTTGAGCTGATCGTTATTGACGATCATTCTGAAGACGACACCTTGGCCAAATGCGAAGCGCTGAAAGAAGAATTCACGCGTTTGAAAGTCATTTCGAATGTAAATGGCGAGGGTAAAAAATCTGCCCTGCGAAGTGGAATGCAACAAGCGCAATTCGGAATCATAGCCACAGTTGACGCTGACTGTCGCGTGCCATCTGAATGGCTGATAAGCATGATGTCGCATTGGCAAGAAAAGCAAACCAAAATGCTGCTTGGCCCGATCGTTTTGGAACCAGGAACTTCGACACTGGAACATGTTCAGTCGCTGGAAATGTTGGCGATTATGGGACTGACAGGCGGCTTTGCGGCAAACAACAATCCGATAATGGCAAATGGTGCCAATCTGTTCTTCGATAAACAAGCATTTGAAGAGATCGGAGGTTACGGAAATTCAGACAACCCTTCGGGAGATGACGTTTTCACCATGCTCAGTTTCAGCGAAAAATGGCCCGATTCTGTTCGGTTTGTCAACCATTACGAAGCGGTGGTTTCAACCCGACCTGAACCAAAATTCTCAAGTTTTTGGCAGCAACGGAAACGTTGGCTTTCAAAGAAAAGCGCTTACAGTAGCGTTTTGGTAAAAGGAACGGCCATCGTCACTTACCTGGCAAATGTGGCCGCTTTTTGTTCGCTCATTGCCATTATGGTAGCGCTCGGAAGTTATTGGACAGACCGATTGATGTGGATTCTATTCGTCAAAACCATTTTGGATCTGATGATCACACGAACGGTGAGCCGCGACCTTCAACCGTACTGCGGCATTGCGAATATTCTGGTCGCAGAAATTTTCATTTCGGTCTACGTTACGTTTCTTGGCATTTTTGGCAACGTGAGTAACTATGTTTGGAAAGGAAGAACCATCGACCTAAAAGCACGAAATTCGAAATGA
- a CDS encoding ABC transporter permease: protein MSKGTSLGQLAWRRFSMDGAAIFGVVVIVIAVILAILGPLITPDGSPHANRQIIELAAKKPGSTFTFLKIPRSSVSADDFTDRLLVGKQEAYSWVPIFSHSFVNDSLIIERYTGDTPNDGELVKYSFGSLSSEGKTSAEIEKELIETRTFWLGTDRFGRDLLSRMILGTRISLSIGFVAVFISLIIGILMGSLAGFFRGWIDNVVMWFVTVVWSIPLLLLVIAITLAMGKGFWQVFIAVGLAMWVDVARIVRGQILSIREKEYVEACRALGYSGFRTIVRHILPNILGPVIVISAANFASAILIEAGLSFLGIGAQPPIPSWGAMIKDHYGYIIMDKAYLALIPGAAILLMVLAFTLVGNGIRDALDVKSNN, encoded by the coding sequence ATGAGCAAAGGCACATCACTCGGACAATTGGCCTGGCGCAGGTTCAGTATGGATGGCGCAGCCATTTTCGGTGTGGTCGTAATTGTGATTGCGGTGATCTTGGCTATTCTTGGACCGTTGATCACACCGGACGGAAGTCCGCATGCCAATCGCCAGATCATTGAATTGGCAGCCAAAAAACCTGGTTCGACTTTCACCTTTCTGAAAATTCCGCGCTCTTCTGTTTCGGCTGACGATTTTACGGACAGATTACTTGTTGGCAAGCAGGAAGCCTATTCTTGGGTTCCAATTTTCAGTCATTCGTTTGTAAATGACTCTCTCATCATCGAACGCTACACGGGCGATACTCCGAATGATGGTGAACTGGTGAAATACAGCTTTGGTTCCCTTTCATCAGAAGGAAAAACCTCCGCAGAAATAGAAAAGGAACTCATCGAAACCCGCACCTTCTGGCTCGGCACCGACCGTTTTGGCCGCGACCTTTTGAGCCGAATGATCCTTGGAACACGCATTTCCCTTTCCATCGGTTTTGTGGCGGTGTTCATTTCGCTGATCATCGGAATTCTGATGGGTTCGCTGGCAGGTTTTTTCCGTGGATGGATCGACAATGTGGTGATGTGGTTCGTGACGGTAGTGTGGAGCATTCCACTGCTACTGCTCGTTATTGCCATCACATTGGCCATGGGAAAAGGGTTTTGGCAGGTGTTCATTGCCGTTGGATTGGCCATGTGGGTAGACGTGGCGCGTATCGTACGCGGCCAGATCCTCAGCATCCGCGAAAAGGAATACGTGGAAGCTTGTCGCGCTTTGGGTTATTCGGGTTTCCGAACCATCGTTAGGCACATACTTCCTAATATTCTCGGTCCGGTCATCGTAATATCCGCAGCCAATTTTGCCTCAGCAATCTTAATTGAAGCAGGTTTGAGTTTCCTAGGAATTGGCGCACAACCGCCCATACCAAGTTGGGGCGCCATGATCAAAGATCACTACGGTTACATCATTATGGATAAAGCATATTTGGCCCTCATTCCCGGAGCGGCCATCTTGCTGATGGTGTTGGCCTTCACGTTAGTTGGAAATGGAATTAGAGACGCGCTAGATGTGAAATCCAATAATTAG
- a CDS encoding type II toxin-antitoxin system RelE/ParE family toxin, protein MGSPTKIIWTERAIDDLQSIREFISKYSESQAIKLLQRIFQREIQLLSNPHSGGLLLGSNSKFEIRYLVQDNYKILYRYTESEIYVLTVFDTRQDPEKLKL, encoded by the coding sequence ATGGGTTCTCCAACCAAGATTATTTGGACGGAACGTGCAATCGATGACCTTCAATCAATCCGAGAGTTCATTTCGAAGTATTCGGAATCTCAAGCGATCAAACTGCTACAGCGAATTTTCCAGAGAGAAATTCAATTACTTTCCAATCCGCACAGTGGTGGATTACTGCTTGGTTCAAATTCAAAATTTGAGATCAGATACTTAGTGCAAGACAACTACAAGATCCTGTACCGTTACACGGAAAGCGAAATTTACGTACTGACCGTTTTCGATACCCGCCAAGATCCTGAAAAACTGAAACTCTGA
- a CDS encoding alpha/beta hydrolase, with amino-acid sequence MKKAAYSALILIIGISVAYMIGPQAPEPKLDPTPVSLSVGIDSLDNWIAHREANHTAMKPGNQAEIVWFNDSVSATEYAVVYIHGFTASKVEGEPVDKDFAARYGCNLYLPRLYGHGLDTTEPLIDLTPENYLQSAKEAVAIGKKIGRKVILMCTSTGGTLGLYLAAHDPEIDAVICYSPNIDIYDKNSQVLTKPWGLQLAKMLVGSDYREYEATDEFKKNWQTKYRIESLVALRSLVDATMTSETFKAINQPVFVGAYYKDAEHQDNVVSVDAMRLMMPQLATSNDQKRFIEFPNVGAHVMTNPLRSEDVKSVETATFQFAEEVIGLKPIE; translated from the coding sequence ATGAAAAAAGCAGCTTACTCCGCACTCATCCTCATTATTGGGATTTCTGTAGCATACATGATTGGACCCCAAGCGCCAGAACCAAAGCTCGACCCAACGCCTGTTTCATTATCCGTTGGAATCGATTCATTGGACAATTGGATTGCCCATCGCGAAGCCAATCACACGGCCATGAAGCCCGGAAATCAGGCCGAGATTGTATGGTTTAACGATTCGGTTTCCGCAACCGAATATGCGGTGGTTTACATCCATGGCTTCACCGCTTCTAAGGTTGAGGGCGAACCCGTTGATAAAGATTTTGCTGCGCGCTATGGCTGCAACCTTTACCTACCAAGATTGTACGGTCATGGTTTGGACACCACCGAACCGCTTATTGATCTGACACCGGAGAATTACCTACAATCGGCAAAAGAAGCGGTGGCCATTGGAAAGAAGATCGGAAGAAAAGTGATTCTGATGTGCACTTCTACTGGCGGAACATTGGGACTTTATCTGGCAGCACATGACCCCGAAATTGATGCAGTGATCTGCTACTCTCCCAACATCGATATCTACGACAAGAACTCGCAAGTACTTACCAAACCGTGGGGACTGCAACTGGCGAAAATGCTTGTGGGAAGTGATTACCGCGAATATGAAGCAACGGATGAATTCAAGAAAAACTGGCAGACCAAATACCGAATTGAAAGCTTGGTTGCTCTTCGCTCATTGGTTGACGCGACCATGACTTCCGAAACATTCAAAGCAATCAATCAGCCTGTTTTTGTTGGCGCTTATTATAAGGATGCTGAACATCAAGACAATGTGGTTTCTGTGGATGCGATGCGATTGATGATGCCTCAGTTGGCAACATCCAACGACCAAAAGCGCTTTATTGAATTCCCAAACGTAGGCGCACATGTGATGACAAACCCGCTACGATCCGAAGATGTGAAAAGTGTAGAGACTGCAACTTTTCAATTTGCAGAAGAGGTCATTGGTCTAAAACCGATTGAATAG